One part of the Arabidopsis thaliana chromosome 1 sequence genome encodes these proteins:
- a CDS encoding Vacuolar protein sorting 55 (VPS55) family protein (Vacuolar protein sorting 55 (VPS55) family protein; CONTAINS InterPro DOMAIN/s: Vacuolar protein sorting 55 (InterPro:IPR007262); BEST Arabidopsis thaliana protein match is: Vacuolar protein sorting 55 (VPS55) family protein (TAIR:AT3G11530.2); Has 430 Blast hits to 430 proteins in 163 species: Archae - 0; Bacteria - 0; Metazoa - 181; Fungi - 137; Plants - 85; Viruses - 0; Other Eukaryotes - 27 (source: NCBI BLink).) — MADVPGYLRTCLDMGKIAFLAILVSTGIVLQILACALFNNWWPMLSVIMYVLLPMPLLFFGGSDSTSLFNESDNSWINAAKFLTGASAVGSVAIPSILKHAGLIGWGALALDLSSYVVFLVAILGYICIGDASDNYYSYI; from the exons ATGGCAGACGTACCTGGATACCTGCGCACTTGTTTGGATATGGGGAAGATAGCTTTCTTAGCAATCCTTGTATCTACAGGGATTGTGTTGCAGATTCTG GCTTGTGCTCTGTTCAATAACTGGTGGCCAATGCTAAGTG TTATAATGTATGTGCTCCTCCCAATGCCTTTGCTCTTCTTTGGTGGATCAGACAGTACATCTCTATTCAACGAGTCAGATAATAG TTGGATCAATGCAGCCAAGTTCTTGACTGGTGCATCAGCAGTTGGAAGCGTCGCGATACCATCGATTCTAAAACACGCCGGACTCATCGGTTGGGGCGCATTAGCCCTTGATCTCTCATCCTACGTTGTCTTCCTCGTGGCTATTTTGGGTTACATTTGCATAGGAGATGCCAGTGACAACTATTACAGCTACATTTAA